The following is a genomic window from Trachemys scripta elegans isolate TJP31775 chromosome 7, CAS_Tse_1.0, whole genome shotgun sequence.
TTAATTATCATTTACATCTTTTCTAAATCTTTGTTTACTGGGATCATCCCATGAAATAGGCATTTGAGTCCCAGGAGCAGCGATTCTGCAACCTCACTAGTAGATTCTGATACAATACAAAAAACTTACTCTACGAGGCCAAAGAACACTTACCAGTCAGTCACAAACATGACGTTTCTTGTAATAAGTTACCAAACACTTCCTGGAATATGTGAAACAACAAACAATACATGATTATAAGATACAAACCAAATTTGTTTTAAGCAACAAACAGGATTGATCACTAAAGCAAAGTTCCGAGTCACTAGACAGCATGCAGCTTTGTGTTATATGAACTTTTGATCCAGATAATGTTTTAATAATACTCTGATATTGGACATTTAAATGTAGAATTTTATAATCCCACATATGTTTTTTCTGCCTTTCAAGTGAAAACTGTCTATTCTTTGAGCTTTCACAATTTTCTCTCTATATAAAACAGTAATACCTGGAAATTCTGCCGCAATACTTGAGACATCTGCTCTAGTGCTGTGTATTGTTAGTACAGTTCATGGCACTGCACAATACAAATATATGGAAGCTGTTCGTGGGGTGTATTAGTTtttggaaggctgtttcagacACCCATATATTTATAGTTTGGTAAACCATAAAAGCAATTTCTTTAAACAAAGTCACTACAAGTTAAATGCAGTTAAAATCTTGATGTCTTAAATTGTCATTTCTGCTTATACTTGAAATTTGCCTTTTCTCCATTGCTTTTTGTGTATGGAAACATGATGTTTTCAGTAGTGATTAGCGATGATTATGATCGGAaaaattcagaggaaacattttgTCACTCAAATTTGCTGACTTATCTAAATCTAAACGTTTTACGGAAGTAGTTGAATTTTGATCAAGTTCCAGCAGTACCCAGGCAAGACTCTGATGGAACCCTGCCTAGCTTGCTGCCAGCTCACATGCCCAGCTCCAGGGTAGCCGATCAGAGTCGGGAATGCCCGCGCTTTCAGGGGCTGCTGCTTTGGGTCAGCCTGCCAGATAGACTGTCTCGAAGTGGGGCTCCATTCCATTTCTTGGAAGATTtagaaatttttggttttcattccagaTTGGAACAAAGCCAagtttcaaaatattgaaatcttCCATGAAACTAAATCACTTTTCTCCACCCAGCTTGGTGCTGCAGGTGAGCTGTGAACATCTGTTACACCTTTGGCCACTGTGctagttttttcttttcttttcttttcttttcttttctttttaattcctaGAAATTAGAGATGCAAAAGACCTAGTCTTTCCCTTGACCAGTGTAGGCTTGTTGCTACAGTACATTTTCTGGTGCTTTGCTTTGTGCTTTTGTAGATGCTCTAATTTGTTCCTTGTGTCATAGAACCCTGATGACTCAACATGCAGCTGGATATAAAATCTTGAGTCTGATTCTCCGCTGGTAATCCCATTATGGATTGTTAGGGTATAATGGACCTCTGTAGGTTGTCATAAATTATTTACAGCTGAATTTTTCTACTCTGCTTATTCCTATCTAGGAGCAAATTGCTTCTCCCTGTTGGTTGTGCACGTTATTGTCCCCGCCAGTTGTTCTTGTCTGAATTTAGAAGCactctctttggggcaggaacttagGTTTCCGATTTTTCTTGAAGTGCCACGCATGTCTCCTCTGGTGCTGTATAAGATACAGAGCAGGTAACAGAGCAAGTGAAAAGCCGTGGGGATAAGATGGGGTGAGACAGAAACTCTGAAGTGCTACAGATCTTTTACTTTCAGGAGCTGTAAAAATTCCCTTTGTCCTGCTCCCCACAAAAAGAAAGAGTAAATAGGTTGTAACTAAAGTCATAGacgagagagaccaagcagggtTGCTGCAGAGTTTGGGAAGGTGGCTTTGCTGTTTAATCACCCAGAAATTGTGACTATCATTAGGCTTAGTTGTACTATAATTAGAAACCACTCTGCCAAATCGTGATGAGTACTGACAGAGAGCCCAGAGAGTAGGGCCTGGTTGCCATGCTCCGAAGTACTGTGAAATTCAGAGCCTTTGCTAGCTCAGTGGCTCACCACAGCCTGGGACCAGGAGTGCCAGAGAATCCCCACTGTGTATGAATTGAGCTTGCCTGATGGTACTGAAAGCAGCATGTAGCTCTGTTTGTTTCCTGCTGAGTCAGATTGCAGGGCGGGGGAGCCTGATACATCTCACTAATTCCCCACTATACCCAATGCTCTCTGCTAGTGCGGTTCGGTAGGAGATAATATTTGCCATTCTTCCACTGGATGTTGAacatcctggcttccagcccttGCACCTGGGGAAACCTAGAGCCAGTTTTTGATGTGACTTGCTCGGAGGAAAGACTTATGGTAGGGATCAAACTTTTCATCCCAGGCTGCTCAGGGTATATACCTAGATAGGAGAAACCAGAGGAAACTCTTGTTTTCAGGGGATAATTGCTCTGGTTACATGGCTGTGAATATAGATTCACACAATTGATTCCCTTGTGTCCATAatgctatctttaaaaaaaaaaaaaaaaaacaagcccacAAACTTTTATGCTGGTTTGTTTGGCACATTGGATTGGAGGGAGTTGTGTTAATAGTCTAGTGAATTAGTTTAACTTTAATTTCTTTAGACGGCAAAGTgacaagaaattgaactgtgcatgGGAAGCTTTGTATTGTGTTGAATGAGATTGTAGTTTCAATTAGATTGTTTCAGATCTGTGCATTCCTTTATTTAAGCTATAAAATGACTTTTAACATATACTCTGGTTAAAATAACATGCCTTTCCTTGACTGGTGTCAATATGAAGATGCCCATCCCATGATGTAAACTAAATACCCACCCAGCAATCCACCTCCTCATTTAGAAGTCCGAGCGGAGTTATGAGCCTGCCAATGTTGGCTTGAAGGTCATTTGGCTCTGCTGGACAAACTGGGAAGAGAAATTTCAGTTCAGAAGCCTCTCCACTGAGAATACCAGGCATTGAGCTCCCAGATGTTCAAATCTAGGATCAGTCAGGAAGGGCATCTCTGGTGATCTCCATTGCTGCTGAGGCGTAAATGGGTAAAGTGGGTGTCTCAGATAGACAAGACACACAGGACTTTATAGATCAATGTCAACACCTCTAATGTTTATACCATGGATGCTAACTGCAGacatttcttatcttttaacttGTCTTTCTAGGTGGGTTTTGGGGAGTTGCCGTTTGATAGCACTGACAACTTTAGCAGCTGTCCTGATGTGTGTTTTCGAGTGACGGATTACAACTTTTTATGCCATAAGGTATGCGCATACATTTAGAGACATCAAGGTCCATGTACATGTCCTTCCCACGCTCTTAGTACGAGATAATTAGATATACTGCAGGGGTAAGCTTAAACTTAAAGCACTCTTCTTAATGAAACAACCCAGCCTGACTCCCTTACAGGGTAAGGAGATTCGTGAATTGCCGTAAGAGGCATCTACATTGTGTCTCATGCTGTCAGCAACAAATCTGAGCCTGTCATTGGAAGTGTTGGATCCTTAATAGTTCAGGATGACTCAGTGTAAGGGTGGAACTGGAAacagaactcaggaatcctgactAGAACTATATTGCTACTCTAGATTAACTGTCACTCTAGTTAATATCTCTTTTTTGCTTTGAGGGCAGCAATGTGTAAAAATAAGAcatgaaagaaataagaaaaaaaacaagtttatcagAGTTTAGGGATAAAAACACAGAGCATCGGCAGAGGATATGCTACTGACTCGGTGCTTTGGAACTTGCTTAATGAATTCCTGAAAGTTGATCCCTTGCCTAGTGCTGTTTGGCTCAGTGCAGCAGAAAAGGGAGATGCTAGTGTTGGATTTTTCCTTTCCCATGCAGGCATTTTTCTGTGGCCGCAGTGATTACTTCAAAGCCCTCCTTGAGGATCATTTCAGTGAGAGCGAGGAGCTGCAGACTCAGCCCACCATCCCTGTGGTGACCCTTCATAACATCTCAGAAGACATCTTCATCAGGGTCCTCTACTACATCTACAGCGATGACACTGAGGTGAGACCAGCCTACTCTCTCCTTTCATTGCCTTCGTTATGCCCAAATGTCTTTGCAGAAGTGTCATCCTATAGCATTCTACTGCTGGTTTGTTAAATATCACTCCCCCATTCTCCCACCTGGCTTGAAGAACCTCAGTAACCCAAATACTGGTATCTCCATTTTATCCATGTTGTAGGCTAGGCTGGGACTTTGTTTCCTGAATATATCAATGCAACTGCTCCTATATGCCATTTGTGTATCTTTCATCCTAAATTCATATCCTGTAAATTAGGATACATGTTACTTAGGCCAGATACATAATGCATGATTTGTGTGGCTGTGTATTCTTCCCCATTGAATGCTATTGTGCAGCACTGACTGCTCTCAATGGCACACAGTCAGAATTCTGCCACTAGATGGCGGCTGAAAACAGATTTGCCCGTGTGCTAAGGTTAGGAGGCTTGTTCATTTACTATTGGCATTACAGCCTatctttgcatttaaaacaaaaattatttgcatCGCTGGAATGCCTAGATGTTCCACTCGGAGATTAGGGACCCGTTGTGCTAagcacataacaaaaagacatcccctgcctcaaagaactaACGATCTAATTAAAAGTGCAGCCAGCACTATACAtcttttggcagcactgaagggatTAATGATGCTGATGAGCTGGCTTGTGTCCTCTCCAAAGCTTAAGGCTTTCCTGTATGAGTGAGACTGTACCATTCCTACTCTGGGTTACCCTTTGGTTTTGGTTTGCTGTGACCACCTGCACAGCTGTGACCTTATTCATGCTGACCAGCTTGGCTACAGGCAGCAATATAGAATCTGTGGTAGGCAGGGAGATGATTTATCAGACAGGAAGTCACTGGCTATCCTGCTGAGGCTGTCATTAATACCCTGTAGAACTTCCTCACATTAACTCATTCTGCTCACAGCCTCCTGTTGTCTGCGCTCTGGAGGACAGGTGGAGTGGGAGGTGAGGAGCCCTAAGGCACATCAGAATCTTgtcacagccctgcagcctgatccAGTTCCGCTGCACCTCTTTGACGCTCCAGAATCTGGCTAACTCTCTATTGTTGCTAAGTAGAAGTGTTTCCAAACCAGAGCTGTAGCTGCAGCCTTCCCTTTCAGATGGCTCTTTGGATGCTACCTGTTTGTGCAGTGCACATGCCTGATGGCCCACCTCAGTAAAAACAATTTACTGTCATTAAAAAATCGTTACTCATATTTTCCAGTGGCTATTTGAGTCTCAAGCCAAATGAGCTTTTGTGGAAAGAGGCCATCTGTTTGAAAAATTATATTAACGTTGTCTTCATTATTTTTCctggcagattttcaaagttcaGTACTTCGTACAGTGTTTTTTCTTCCCAAGCTTAAGTCCAGTCTAGTGCCGACATAACCAGTGTCCCCATGCTGCTTGACCTCACCTTTTTCAAAGGATTGTCATTTCTGTCACTGTTGTGTCTGTCACAGCAGCCCGTGTTATCCATGTTCGTGTGGTTTCTGAGTGGAAAAAATAAGCAGCTGAGtggaacttgtgtgtgtgtgtgtgtttgtgtatatatggtAAGTTTGAAAAGGAACATCAAACTGATTCTGTTTTCTTATTGGACAGTGATCAATCGAGCATTGGTGTTTTCAATTCAGTCCAATTCAAATGCTCGTGACCTTATAGGTTCCCAAAGCATCGTATTAGATGCTACAGTAGAGAGACTTGCAGTTACTGTGGGGGTGAAACTCAAGCAGTGTGTGGTCAAATTCTCCTAAGGAAGGGGGTAGGTGATGTGCAAGCCTCATGTGCAAAAGTCATGAACTTGAGAAAGGTATAAACATGGCTTTGGACTGTAAGTAAAGTGAGAGGGAGCACAGATCTGGGAGACCTGCGTCTGTAACAGCACTTGATGAATAACCCTGACAACCTTGCTGCTGCAGCATAGCTTTGTTACAGCACTTTAACAACAGTTGCAAGCCTCTGACGTGCCTCCTAATGCACCTTGCATTCTTATGTACAGTTGTGCACTGTGGCAAACTTTCCAATCCCATTCCAATTCACACTCGCGCTGAGTGATCTTGTTTACTCTAGTACCAGTGTGGATAGCCATGCAAGCACTGCAGCGGCAATGGTGCAATTAATCCTTCTAGTGCAACCCCACTTTGAAATAATCATCTGTATCTGTGTGTGGATGTGGGCAGCACTGCACCTGGCCCAGAATGGCTCGTGTGGAGGCACTGCAGCTTGCACCTGTGCAACTTGCAACTGTGAAGATTTTTAGCATAAACACACAAGATTTCATTCTCCTCAGAATCCGACGTGACCTGGTCTCTTCTAAAGCATGTGCCTGCCATGTCCCACAAATCTAGATGGGTAATAGTGCTCTTCACAATTCCTTTCATATTGGCAATAGCAAAACTGCACAGAAGAGAACTCCTAGTTCCAGATTAGTGACATAGATGATTGATTAAAATAAATGTCAAGGATTTGACCAGCCAGGGAAAAAAGAGAATgtgacttttttgtttaaaaagacctTCTACAGGAATATAGTCCTCAGACCTTGCTATTTAACCATCTGTTGCCATATTACAGAGTAAGCATCATAACAACACTTCATTTCTAGAGATTTCATTAAACTGAGTGAAAACTCTATGTACACATATTTAACACAGCCCGGGCATGACGATCaagtgtttaaaattaaaaaaaaaaaaaaaaaattagaccagTATGCTGGGTTTATTTTTGCAGGTGAATGTATTTTGTCTGAGTATTGAACAAAAGGTAACCAAATATCTTGACTGACGTGCCTAGTCTGTTAAATATGTGTAtaatagcttttgtttaaaaagacaaGTGTTGTAACTATTGTTTTGTTTCccatatttacatggcaagggtttgtaaacttgttaaaacttcctaaataaattataaaaaaaacaaacaacaaaatttaTGTCAACCTAGTAtgtcgcttaggggtgtgaaaaattcacaccgcAGAAATAAATAGGTAAGCCAatctaagccctggtgtagatattactaggtcaacagaagaattcttcctagCTACCGTCTCTTGTGGGGGTGGATTAAccacagtgacagaaaaaccccttctgttgcaaTAGCAAGTGTCTACGCTGCAGCGctgctgtgccgctgtagtgtcgACATAGCCTCAGTCTCTCGAATGGTGGCATAGAGCACTCTCCTCAGGGTTAGTACTCTGCGCTGGTGGTTTTCCCTTAACTGCAAGAAATTATGTCTGAAATTAAATCTCAGTGCAATCTATCTGTGCCAGATAGATGGTGAAGGGGGAGGGCTAGGACATAGACAAGTTAGAAGGGTCTGTATAGAAAGGGTCACACTAAGGGTCACCACCAGAGGCACGTGGTGTAGGCAGGACTTTCTTTATGGTGACTCTCTTCTTTGCATTACCAGCTGTCCCCTGAAAATGCTTATGACGTGCTGTGTGTAGCAGACATGTACCTGTTGCCTGGCCTCAAACGCTTGTGCGGAAGAACCTTGGCTCAGATACTTGATGAGGACAATGTTGTCAACATCTGGAGGATTGCAAAGCTGTTCCAGCTGACCCGACTGGAGGACCAGTGCACGGAGTACATGGCGAAGATCATTGAGAAGGTATGCAAAGCCCTTCCCTAAGATGTTTCAGGTGCGACTACTAAATGTGAATCTAAGTGTTGACATGGTTTAATGTATGCACTTTTCACTTCTGAAGATGTTGGGTCATAAGTGAAATGAATTTTGTAGTCACACCTTGGTCCTCAATAGGACCCACCTGGCAGTTTGACATGACTGGTGAAGAAGACTGCGGGTATGGAATAGCAGATCATGACTGCTGTGCATTGGGTTGCTGTGTGAAGGGGGTATGTGGGAGTATTCATCTCCATACATGACTCTTCCTGGTGCAATTAGTTCTCTTGTACTGTAGCCTCAAATTCATTACAACCCCCCAAAAGCAGATTATAGGGGCTTCCATAGGGAAAACTTATTACCGATGATTAGCTAAATACCAAATCTTATTACACTGGAATCCTATTTACAAGGATCAATTTGAACATTCCTTCCCACTGCTATTTTCTCTGTTCTCTCTGACGGCTGCTTGGCGATCCAGGAGCCAGTGATGTCTGCAGAGAAACAGTGATCATATGGCACAGACAGTTCAGTTCTTCTACTAAGTATTTTGGTTCCTAGCGGGGTCAGTAGTTTTATATAAATGGCTCTAATTAACACTCCCACATGAGCTGTAATATTCTTTACCTGCAGCTGAGAGGCTCGGAGAAAGGTGTGAAACTCTTTCCTGCCTGTGAAAACAGTGAAGAAAATAATTTCCAAACAGTTCTTCTCATTCAAAAGTGCCATTGATCAATATAAATTAAGGAACCAACCGATCAGCATATGGCCAGAACTGGGTTCTGGAAAGGTGATTTTATCCAATGGCTGAATGAACTGTACAAGCCGTGATCGGGAACACTGAATTCTTGCCACTGGGGCTTTGCGTAAGATAAGAATTTTAGGGCATTCCCCCATTGTTTTACTAGTGCTAAGAATGGTGGAAGTGCGGGTACAGGGAAGACTCCAGGGGACCGCAAACTGTGTCATCTAGTGGTGCACAGAGCAAGTTGAGATGACCCAGTAGTTAGATTGCCAGCAGATGTCAATCCCTTGTCTGCAGTAGCGCTTTCTCTAGGAGAGCTGAATTGGTATGGGCAATGATGGGAAGTTCTTGGCAaaacactgtagtgtagaccaggcctaaagttCCATTGCAAAATGGCCATCTCTTGTCTGTCTCTGCCGTGACAGGAGCTGTTGGCTTTCCCTGTGGGGGTTTGTTTCctggtttttctctctctctctctctctctctctgctttggggGAAATATTGTGAGTTCATGTAAATGGTGCCCAAACACTCAGTGATAGACATTTGGTCAGTGTGCGTTTATAATAATACGCTGAGGGGCGGGAGGGCTGCAGCCTACTGACAGGTTTTATCTGCTCTTTAAACGTTTGAGTCTTTTTCCTGTTGGTTAAAGGTGCAGGATTGACAGCCCTTGGCACTCTGTATCCTCCTTATTGGAAGTCTCATCAGAAAGGCCAACTATGGGGATGACCTTGTTTTGGTCATTTTCTCAGTGGTAACTAAGCTGAGAATTCATTTCACAAACCCAGGTTCCTGAACTCTCCAGACTTTCACCCATTACCGGCCTGAGCCAGATTTGAACTGGCGACTTAGTGGTAAAAGGCTGAACATCACTTTGCCACTTCCCATCAGCCTTGCAGCTCCCCTAATTGATGTCTTGTCTTCATCCTTCCAGCTGGTGGAGCTAGAGGAGTTTGCGGCTGCTGTGAAGGAGAATGCTGAGGCAGTGGAGGAACGGCAGGAGACTGATTCCATCCCCCTGGTGGATGACATCCGCTTCCACATCACCAGCAATGTGCAGACTTACAGTGCCATCGAGGAGGCCAACCAGAAACTAGAGGCACTTGAAAACCTCCTGGCCAGTATAGGACTCGAGTGCTGAAGTCTGTAAATCCTGCTGTTGGATGCAGAGAGCAGCTTGTGTGACCTCCAGTGGGTTGCCTCTGAGTGCAAGAACATATGAGTCTTAGTCAaatgacttttcttttttctctcctccttcccacccacccctgggCATGGTTTCCTTTTAATTCATTCATGGCTGGACATTcacatgtttgcttttttccttctgttAATAGGATCCCAAAGTGCAGCCCAGTTTGATAGTTACTGCTTGTACGATACAGCACTGAGAGGGAACTACCAGCCATGTGGCTAATGGAGCTGTATTAACGGACTCAGTGACATCTGGCCCCAGGAGCTGCCCCACTCTCTTAGCCAGCAATGCATTTCTGAAACTGGTTCAAGCCAGGGTTCTTGTATAGTTATCAAGGGAACAAAAATGGATTATACTGAGTGTAAAGGAATCTATTAGAATTAAACTGGCTGGTCTTTCGCTGTCAGTATTATGGGGAGTTAGCGGAGAGGATGGCATTTTAATGGGGCACAGGAATGTAGCCTTATGGGGCACTAGCTGACTTCACCTGCTCTTCTTGTTTCTCAGTCACAAACTACTGGGATCCTCCAAGTGTTGACACCTGGATTTACACCCTCAGTGCAGTATGAAAGTTTAGATTTTAAGTCCATATTCTGACCGATTGTGACAGTGTATCCTTGATCGGGGGACATGGCTAAATTGAATGATTTCTTTTCTGGATACTTTGTTTAATGCATGTCCCAAATATAAACCTTTAGGAATACATTagagagcagcaggagagag
Proteins encoded in this region:
- the ABTB1 gene encoding ankyrin repeat and BTB/POZ domain-containing protein 1 isoform X3; amino-acid sequence: MKRDYYDVFLQRLLEQGYQSDIVFIVHGKSFCAHRCILSARSVYFAEMFETKWKGKNMIALKHPLINPAAFGSLLQYLYTGRLDIDVEYVNDCKRLAKQCRLQDLIEDLEIKCKKVYEFVSSKPGTCVKVLTIEPPGNCRLQEDLALLADCALPAELRVGFGELPFDSTDNFSSCPDVCFRVTDYNFLCHKAFFCGRSDYFKALLEDHFSESEELQTQPTIPVVTLHNISEDIFIRVLYYIYSDDTELSPENAYDVLCVADMYLLPGLKRLCGRTLAQILDEDNVVNIWRIAKLFQLTRLEDQCTEYMAKIIEKLVELEEFAAAVKENAEAVEERQETDSIPLVDDIRFHITSNVQTYSAIEEANQKLEALENLLASIGLEC